The following is a genomic window from Terriglobales bacterium.
AGCCGCAGCCGCTCGACGCCCTGTTCGCCCCTCGCAGCGTCGCCGTCATCGGCGCCACCGAGAAGGCAGGCACGGTGGGCCGCGCCGTCCTCTGGAACCTGATCACCAGCCCCTTCGGCGGCTCGGTCTTCCCGGTGAATCCCAACCGCCCGCATGTGCTCGGCATCCGCTCCTATCCCGGCATCAAAGACGTCCCTGAGTCCGTGGACATGGCGGTGGTCATCACCCCGGCCGAGACCGTGCCCGGGGTCATCCGCGATTGCGCCGAGCGCGGGGTGCGCGCCGCCATCGTCATCTCCGCCGGGTTCAAGGAGACCGGACCCGCCGGGGTCGAACTGGAGCAGAAGGTGCTCTACGAGGCCCGCCGCGGCCGCATGCGCATCGTCGGCCCTAACTGCTTCGGGGTGATGGCGCCGCCGCGCGGCCTGAACGCCACCTTCTCCCACGCCATCGCCCATCCCGGGCGCATCGCCTTCGTCAGCCAGAGCGGCGCGCTGTGCGCTGCGGTGCTCGACTGGAGCCTGCGCGAGCAGGTCGGCTTCAGCGCCTTCGCCTCCATCGGCTCCATGCTCGATGTCGGCTGGGGCGACCTGATCTATTACCTGGGCGACGATCCCCGCACCAGCGCCATCATGCTCTACATGGAGTCGGTGGGCGACGCCCGCAGCTTCCTCTCCGCCGCCCGCGAGGTCGCCCTCACCAAGCCCATCATCATCATCAAGGCGGGGAGAACGGAGGCGGCGGCGCAGGCGGCCGCTTCGCATACGGGATCGCTCACGGGAAGCGATGAGGTGCTGCACGCCGCTTTCCGCCGCAGCGGGGTGTTGCGCGTGGACACCATCGCCGACCTCTTCCACATGGCCGAGGTGCTGGCCAAGCAGCCGCGGGCCAAGGGAAACAAACTGGCCATCGTGACCAACGCCGGCGGGCCGGGCGTGCTCGCCTCCGATGCGCTGATGGCGGGGGGCGGCGAGCTCGCGGTGCTCCAGCCCCAGACCATCGAGGAGCTGAGCCAGTTCCTCTCCCCGCACTGGTCGCACAGCAATCCGGTGGACACGATCGGCGGCGCCACCGCCGAGGTGTACGCCCGGGCGCTGCGCGCGGTCGCCAAAGACCCCAACGCCGACGCCCTGCTCCCCATCCTGGTGGCGCACGGCATGGCCGATACCACCCAGGCGGCAGAGATCATCAAGGGCTTCGCCGGCGAGCTGGGCAAGCCCATCCTGGCCAGCTGGATGGGCGGAGCCGACGTGGAGGCCGGGGAGCACATCCTCAACAGCGCCAATATCCCCGCCTATCCCTATCCCGAGACCGCCGCCCGCATGTTCAACTACCTGTGGCGCTACAGCTACAATATCCGCGGGCTATACGAGACGCCGGCCGCCACCGACATCGAGGGGCACGACGCGGAGCGGGCCATGACCCTGGTGGCGAAGGCGCGGGCCGCCGGGCGCACGCTGCTCACCGAGCACGAATCCAAGCAGGTGCTCGAGGCCTACCGCATCCCCACGGTGCGCACCATGGTGGCCGGCAGCGCGGACGAGGCGGTGGATCTGGCGCGCCTCATCGGCTTCCCCGTCGTCCTCAAACTGCACTCCGAGACCGTCACCCACAAGACCGACGTGGGCGGGGTGAAGCTCGACCTGGCGGG
Proteins encoded in this region:
- a CDS encoding bifunctional acetate--CoA ligase family protein/GNAT family N-acetyltransferase, with product MATNTVAKPSGAPVTHKVHDVLRTEPQPLDALFAPRSVAVIGATEKAGTVGRAVLWNLITSPFGGSVFPVNPNRPHVLGIRSYPGIKDVPESVDMAVVITPAETVPGVIRDCAERGVRAAIVISAGFKETGPAGVELEQKVLYEARRGRMRIVGPNCFGVMAPPRGLNATFSHAIAHPGRIAFVSQSGALCAAVLDWSLREQVGFSAFASIGSMLDVGWGDLIYYLGDDPRTSAIMLYMESVGDARSFLSAAREVALTKPIIIIKAGRTEAAAQAAASHTGSLTGSDEVLHAAFRRSGVLRVDTIADLFHMAEVLAKQPRAKGNKLAIVTNAGGPGVLASDALMAGGGELAVLQPQTIEELSQFLSPHWSHSNPVDTIGGATAEVYARALRAVAKDPNADALLPILVAHGMADTTQAAEIIKGFAGELGKPILASWMGGADVEAGEHILNSANIPAYPYPETAARMFNYLWRYSYNIRGLYETPAATDIEGHDAERAMTLVAKARAAGRTLLTEHESKQVLEAYRIPTVRTMVAGSADEAVDLARLIGFPVVLKLHSETVTHKTDVGGVKLDLAGEPEVRAAFESIRRSVGEKAGAEHFLGVTVQPMEKREGYELILGSSLDPQFGPVLLFGAGGQLVEVFEDRALSLPPLNTTLARRMMEQTRIYKALGGVRGRAPVDLAALEQLLVRFSYLVVEQRWIKEIDINPLLASPGRLLALDARIVLHGSEIRQDELPALAIRPYPTQYAGPWTMHDGTPISIRPIRPEDEPLMVDFHKGLSERSVYLRYFNALKLSQRIAHERLTRICFIDYDREMALVAEHRRPDGTREIIGVARLSKLHGLNEAELAVLISDLYQHRGLGTELLRRVLQFGRDEKLDRAFSSFMEENVEMARISEKLGFKVRTSAEEHMLEAEIVLS